The Juglans regia cultivar Chandler chromosome 6, Walnut 2.0, whole genome shotgun sequence genome contains the following window.
GGAAAATCTGAAGTGTTATATTGGAAGCTGCtgacatttaatattttaggagTTTCGAATTTGTCCTTTTCCCTCAACTTAAATCTgcaaaagatttttgagtgcagtataaaaaactaaataggAGTATAGGTGTATCTATTTAAACTGTAGAGTTGCAATTATGGCTTTGAAGGAGCGAGAGCTCAGTGTGCTGTTCCAAGATCCCAACTAAAGTGGCATTTTTTGTGTACAAATGCCCTCGATAACATTTTAACAGTGCTGGATTATCTTACAACAGGGAGATGTGCGATCCTAATAGAGTTACTTTGCACAAGGCGATCCCCGAGACAGTGGATCATCTGATTATTTATTGTCCATTTGCGTCTTCATTTTCGGATATATACCTGTCTCGGGTTACTATTGCTTAAAATCCTACTGAACACTGGGGAACTATTACTATGATGGAAATCGAGGGCATGGAGCAAGAGGAGGAGCAAGTGATGGGCATGATCCTTGGAGCTGTTGTTGGGTGAATTTTGGATAATGTTGAAATTGTAAGATTGTTAGTAGACATGGTGACAGGCGAATTTCTCATATGTAGTATTTTGGTGTTCTGCATTGGAGGTTTTTCTGGGGTTTCCATTCATATTCTTTTTACCTGCACTCTGAGCATACATTCTTAGATGTTCTGTCcatggaaagaaaaatcatgCAAATTGTTGAGCTTCACCTAGCTCATCTTGTTTGGTTTCATTGTACTGAGGATTGAATCTGATCAAAAGATTGTATCTGAGTGACTAACAAGTGATTTAGACATTCTTGTTGTGATAACTTTGATGCTTTATTTCTTTGGAAGAAAGAAGTGTAAATCGTGTACCTTGTTTGAGTTGCAAATTGGTTATGCTAGAAGCTGCATCTTTCATATAGCTTCCTATTTCATTTGTTTGCACTAAATCTTTTATATAGCTTCCTATTTCATTTGTTTGCACTAAATCTTTTATATAGCTTCCTATTTACTTTAGTCAGTAGCACACAGATACTTTGTGTTCAGAGAACCTTGCCTCTCTTtctgcctttttctttctttttcagcaAATGGTGCAGGTTGggatacttataaaataaatggtgCGGGTTGTGATATGGTCATGTGTGACATATGGATTAAAGTAAGGCATTCCTCTAAAATAAATACACACTAAGCTTTGTGTTTTGAGTGAGGATATGTGAGGGACTTCTTAAACTACAACTCAACCCACTAACcacttaggccccgtttggttatacaaatgagatgagatgaaagttgaaaattgaataaaatattgttagaatataattttttaatattgtttttgttttaagatttgaaaaagttgaattgtttattgtattttgtgtgggagtttaggaaagttgtaatgattagatgagatgaggtgagttgaaatggtttgtgtaaccaaacaaggccttagtctCTAATTGCACCTCCATTTGTGTGGGTTGCTTTGATCTATGTGATGGTCCTTAAGTTGATGCCATCTGGTGCTTCATTCTGCTCTATTGTCTGgcttattttcttgtattacCCTTGGTTGGTTATATGTTTATGGAGGCTTCATTTGATGAATATTCTGCGAGTTAGTTCTTGATACACTCCTGTTACTCTCCACAGTCAGCAAAGAGTGTTTGCAGTGCAAGTATTTGAGCTGCATAGACTGATAAAGGTAAGGTGGTCTTTGACTCTGTTGGGTAGCTTTTTATGATCTTAAAACgctttgattatatatattattcacatgAGAAGAATGCagcttaattatttatattcaaacaggTCCAACAACTGATTGCTGGATCACCGCATGTTTTGCTTGAAAATGGTGCTTTTCTTGGCAAACCTTCATTGAAGGACTGTCCTGCAAAGAAACTTCCATCCAAGTATGTTGTAAAACCGCCATCATACATTTCAAAGTGCAAAGACAATTCCGAGAAGGAAAACCATAAAATGGAACGTTCTGCAGAAAATGCAGTTGGGAAGACATCTGTTTCTTCCGCTAAAAATGGCAATCAGCCTTCAAATTGTGGGCATTTTCTTGGAAACTCGCAGCCAGTTCCTGTGGCTACTGATAATAAAATGGGTTCATGGTCCTTCCATCAGTCACCTGGAAATCAATGGTTAATCCCTGTAGTCTCTCCATCTGAAGGACTCATATACAAGCCATATCCTGGGCCTGGGTTTATGGGAACTGCTTGTGGGGGATATGGACCTTTCAGCCCGGCTCCCTTGACGGGAAACTTTATGAATTCAGCATATGGGGGGGTTCCAACTCATCCTTATCATCAAGGAATTGGTAATCTTCCCAATACTTCTCTAGTTGGTCAGACTTACTTCCCTACATATGGCATGCCAGTCATGCACCCGGCCATGCCAGGTTCAGGTGTTGAACAAGTTAACCAATATGCTGGACCTGGCTTACATGGTCAAACTCAGGTCTCTGTTGGCGGAGCCAACTCTAACATGCAGCATCAGAGCTCATGTAACATGCCAAATAGTACAAATGGAGCTAGTCCACAAGTTGGTAAGTTTCAGGCTGCAAAAGACGGTGAATTGCAAGGAAGCACAGCAAGTAGTCCATGCGAGAGACCGCAAGGTGTTGGGACAGGTTACACTTCCAAGGGGGAAGATGCACTTCCACTTTTTCCTATGGCTTCAGTAGTCCCAGAGGCAGCTCCTCAGCTTCATGAGACTGACCAAACAGCGCGAGTGATCAAAGTTGTGCCACATAATCCTAGAACTGCTACTGAGTCAGCAGCTCGAATTTTCCAATCCATTCAAGAAGAGAGAAAGCAGTATGACTCAGCGTAGCTCATTTTTGCTAATCACCTGCGAGTTAATGATCTTGGGCTCATCTTAAGCTGGTGTGGTGCTTGGTCATTTCCTCTGTAGTTTTTTGTTATGATATTTGTAATGGGCTTCTCTATATTTCAGTGTCGTGACctagtttttttcctttctttttttttttcttgttaagtGTAGTGACCTGTTATACAGTATATTCATATGTTGATAAGTTTCTGGAGAATCAATACCTTTTGAATATATGTTgtctttctcaatttttttggtTGGACTGAGTACTTTTTGGTAGGGGTGGCATTTCTTAGTGAAGAAGATTGGTTTTCACTTCTCACCTTTGAAACCGCACCGTTtgcttcattttattttggaaaattttatacatcatactattatttcactttcatcccactaagtaagatgtgacacatttatcactattaaatgattatttatttcattttttttttatcatctaatagtgataaatatgtcacatgtTACtaagtatgatcaaaataggatgagagtgtggtgtatagtattactcattttatttttaatgttcaaCAACCCTTTAattgtgttttatatatatacaacttaaGTGTGATTATTGTActgtttttgcatttaaatgTTATTTacctcaagaaaaaagaaactaattatGCCTTTGTATGGGGATATAGTTTCATCTCCAACATTGTTACACAGAAAATACTATATATGCTACGAACTTAAGAAgatatttttgaagaaaaatatagttcTTTTCCTTCCAAATCGTAGTTTGGCTTATAAATTTTAAAGCTTATCATATTTCAAAGATATTGACATGTTAATAAGTTATGAaagtttcataaaaatatttgtagcaAGATAGAGTGAATGTCTTTTAGCatgtgttattttttaataattttatggaCACTTGGACTGGATTTGAAAATTCAACTAGAGTAATGATATGCATACcaatattttacaatttcaagagcagttatgtaaaattgaaataCTCAAATTAAGAAAACTTCTATCCTTTTAATGAGATGGTAACATCATATTAATTGACTGTAAAAGAGTTAGTTATAAAGATATGAAAATCTATTCTATactcttagggcaggtttggggccaaaatcaaaacacaaaattctcatctcatctcatctcatcattacacatttttcaaatttccatacaaaatataataaacaattcaactttttcaaatctcaatacacatttttcaaattccaaaacaataataatattaaaacttaatattttaaatttcaaaacaaaacacaaaattctcatctcagcCCCTAAACCTACCCTAGTGGGGTGGGTGTGATAATTCGAGATCATAATGGTCAGGTCATAGGGACACTCAAAGCTTCCAGATGGTTTAAAGGCAGCCCTTTTGATGCTGAAGCATATGACCTTCTACTAGctgcaatttttttgtaaagaaatgGGGCTCAAGCAAGTCCTCTTGGAAGGTGACTCAAAACAAGTGGTTGATTTGTTGCAGAATCAGGTTTCAAATTGGAGCCTGGGAGGTTTGCTGATTGAAGATGCCCGAAACCTAATGAATTCCTGTAGCAAATGGACAGCTAATCACGCATACAAGAAGGCCAACAAGGCAGCTCACTTCTTAGCAAAATCTGGTTTAAATTTATCAGAGGATGTATATGATATTGAAGAATGTCAATCCATTCGGCATTCAATCCATTATAAACATTGAGATGTTGTAAGCTCTTTTATCAATAGAGTTagtctttctttttcaaaaaaaaaaaaaaagtgggggcATCTTAAGggttgtttggataatgagttaatatcaactcatctcatctaatcattacaacttttcaaaattttcaaataaaatataataaacaattcaactttctcaaatctcaaaataaaaataatattaaaaaattagattctaacaatattttatttaactttcaactctcatttcatctcaactcaactcaactcactgtCCAAATCTCCCATCGAGTTATAAAGATATGAAGATCTATTCTACACTCTTAGTGGGGGCATCTTAAGggttgtttggataatgagttgatctcaactcatctcatctaatttttacaattttttcaaatttttaaataaaatataataaacaattcaacttgttcaagtttaaaaataaaaataatattaaaaaataatattgtaacaatattttatttaattttcaattttcatttcttctcaactcaactcaccgTCCAAATCTCCCATTGCACCCTTTATTCTTATGTTGCCCATTACAAGAACTCTTTCGTGACTCTCACCATTACCACCACCTCATCATCTTACCTCATCATATCTGTCATGCATTGTCCATAACCCATGCAAGAAGATTATTTCACATCAGCACTCTTCGATCATCCCCCTTTTCCAAGGTGATTGAGAGATTCGCTCTATCCTAGTCCTTTAACGTGATATCTTGCTCAGCCAACTATAGATGGACtcttgtattaatttataattttaatcaaaCCATTACATTTGgtgagaacaaaataaataaataaataaataaaagatgatttatGGCAGCCAATGAAATAGATCTAATGTGGATGGAAAGATACAAGAAGATCCATGACCAAATCACCCCAATTAGTGCAATCCAACTAGCAACcaacattaaaaaagaagaagaagaagaagaagaagaaggaggaggtTTTAGTGGAATGCACTTGAGAGCTTGCAAATCCACAAAGCAACGTACACAGGTTATCCACTCATGCGTTTACCCAGCAAAAGTAACCTTAAAAAagctcaatattttttttacgtcCAAGTTCTTCAATCTGTGTGGGCCATTATCTCCAAGTTGAGTGTGCAAAGAAGTTAAAAGGATCAATTCTCCATGCATGGACCGAGTCAATCACAAGTATAAGATGAACGACAAAGACAGCCCTCTTAATTCTCAAAACATCCAAACTAGTCCTTGACATACTTATAGTCATCATCGAAGAAGGTAGATAGATTGGAAAATAAACGAAAACAATTGAAAGATAGAGTTTTCTTTTCGAGCAAGATAATCACTAACTGATTATTTCCTTTCATCATATGATAGACTAGTAAGAATATATATCATCTCGTTCGTACGTTTTTCACTATCAATTGATTAGTCGAGAAAAATCATACATTGTTCGAGAAAGATCATATATAGTTCTTcgatatatttagaatttgattaATCTTATAGCTTATCAAGGCAATCCGGATTCTCAAGCAAATTAACCTTAACTCAAATAAGTATCAACCCAATAAATGTAAAGTTAATTAAATAGCTATTTATATGCCATGCAAAcgactgcgtttggatgttaaattgagttgagatctttataaatagtagtgagttgagatggtataataaattttgtttagatgtgtgtttggatgttaagatgaatttatatatatttatggaaagttgaaagtataaaaatattttaaactaagatgaatttaataatttaaaatttaaatatttagatattaaatttagCTTAACATCAGACTCAGTCCAAATTCCAAAAACCTGAGTTGACCCTTAAAGAAAAGAGTAGTTCTATATACAGTCCTCTAAAGAGGACTGTATTGCAGTCCTGGTCTGTAAAATGTCTATCTTATCcccattttaatttatgaattgacCAAATTAACCTTCCTTATCCAGAACTACTCCTCTGCACGGAAATtagaaacaatttcaaatctCGCACCCCAGCACCCCTGCTCTTGCGTTTCCCTCTGCGCCGCGCATCAGCAATCCGAACGAATCCCTCCCTCTGTTAATAACCTTCATTATTTCCTGCACCATCGACGGACGATTCTCCACCAACGGACGGAACGCCTTCTGCACCATCGACTGCCGATTGCCGACGAGCTCCTTGGTAAAAATCTTGATCTGCACTTGTTTATTTACATACATATCATGGGTTGTTTTACCTACTGCTGGTGCTGGGTTTTGGTTGTTTGCTGAATTTTGTTTGCTGAATTAGGCTgtataaatatagaataatcatgttttaggATGGACAATCTGATTTTTAGGGATCtgattttttattggtgaaTTAGTTTGTATAAATACAGAGTAAATGAACAAAATCAAGAGGCAAGTTTCAGCTGCACTCTTATCTCTGTTAATAGCTTCTCcattttttagcatttttatcATTTCCTGAAAATATCATTTGTAGATGTTCTTTCTCTAACATATAATCTTTGACTTTTGGATGGGTCCTGCATTTTTATACATATGAATGCATGCGAGTGGCCATTTTTCATCAGTGATCATGTGCtacatctacatatatatatggaacaGATAGTTTATGGCCGGCAAAACATCTTACCTGGTGGCTGAATGGAAAGTTCAATTTTGAGAAGAAATAAACGCCTGCATAAATATCTAATACTGAAATTATGTTTGATTGTTTGATAATGTTGAGATTATCAAGAGCCATAACGTATAATAAATGTACAGTTCAACTACAGTAGTACGAAAATAACTTTGGCAGCTACCAGTACACTAATGATGAATAGTGAGTGCCTTCAGCCATGGATATAACCCACCTGATATGCAGAAAGAGTCCAAGCTCTGACCTTTGGCTTCTGACATAGATAGCAGCATTTTTGGTTTTGCACATTCTCTATCTACACAAGTGCTGGATATCATCAAGACTTCTGGATTCCCTTTTGGTGTGCATATGGTTAATTTCGAATACATTggatatgtttattttttggtgTTAATTTAGGACCTATGTAGCACAATAATTTGCAATGGTCAATATACAGATGGATCTTATAGATCGATTTCtgaacttatatagactatgaACTTGCAGCGTGTTTTTTCTGGTGCACCAGCTAAATTTATCATATGCTGTGGTTAGATTTTTATGTAAATGTTGCTAATTTGTTgtgctttaattttaatttttttttttttttacttccatGTTGTGctttaaatatatgaagattGTTGTTGatggagaaaggggaagaatgCACATCTACTAGGCGATCATTGTTTTTTTCCAAAAGTAGTAATTATATGGATCCCCCAAATGTGAGAGATGATGAGGTAGTGATTGATAATCATGGTGTAATGCTGgggaatgatgatgatgatgtggtttTAGAGCCAACGGTAGGAAATAATGATGATGGGGTTTCAGAGCCAATGTcgggaaatgatgatgatggggtttCAGAACCAACACcgggaaatgatgatgatggggtttCAGAACCAACACcaggaaatgatgatgatggggtttCAGAACCAACGCCGGGGATGTTTTTTAAAACTGAGAAAGAACTTATTTACTACTACAAGCAATATGGGAGACAGGCTGGATTTGGCATAATGACCCAAAGAAGTAAAAGGGAAGATGATGGGAGTGTTAGATATGTAACACTTGGGTGTGCTCGTGGTGGTAAGGCAAGAAAACGTATTACCAACATTTCTAAACCACGCCCGACAACAAAAACTGATTGTAAGGCGAGAATTAATGCAGTTTTGGCTGATGGTGTCTTACGTATAACTACTGTTTGCAATGCACATAACCATGGGTTAAGTCCACAAAAGGCAAGATTTTTTAGATGTAATCGCGCAATTGATGATTCCGTGAAGAGACAGTTAGATATTAACGACAAGGCAGGCATAGGTATGGCCAAAAGTTTTAACGCATTGGTTGTCGAGGCTGGTGGTTTTGAGAAACTTCCATTTATTGAAAAAGATGCAAGAAATTATATAGACAAGGCTCGCCACCTTAGACTTGGCAAAGGAGGTGCTGATGCACTTCGTGGTTATTTTGAGaggatgcagtacaagaatGATGGGTTTTACTCATcgatggatttggatgatgatggtcgattaaaaaatgtcttttgggcCGATGCACGCAGCAGAGCAGCATATgattattttggagatgttgtgacatttgatacaacatacctaacaaatagatatggCATGCCATTTGCTCCGTTTGTTGGTGTTAACCACCATGGACAGTC
Protein-coding sequences here:
- the LOC109001595 gene encoding protein EARLY FLOWERING 3; translation: MKRGRDDEKIMGPMFPRLHVNDTEKGGPRAPPRNKMALYERLSIPSQRFNPGVLPLNHTDNTSSPVYPASSSQGNGLERNYNFPLHVPPSIPTHQGEKLPVHRSEGSGLNNSLAQLEQRKKVGDEDDFIVPIFVQSGTGQSHSKTLNSNDREKIASFSPTYYGCSTKHPKDCGKNPKLITSPHINLGQEVRCESEGDPRLRVSSHSVLSATDLSTREKFEGLVKETKAAPDQEYRDFPVTNISSSYDIDASLQQEFRTRSQLVDTGFADSVRDEDDGKVAHPRSITHLGEVNSSPNEPNNGNEYCRDRTNVSLQVGNVDRSDDVSETSMVDSITGFDISPDDVVGIIGQKHFWKARKAIVNQQRVFAVQVFELHRLIKVQQLIAGSPHVLLENGAFLGKPSLKDCPAKKLPSKYVVKPPSYISKCKDNSEKENHKMERSAENAVGKTSVSSAKNGNQPSNCGHFLGNSQPVPVATDNKMGSWSFHQSPGNQWLIPVVSPSEGLIYKPYPGPGFMGTACGGYGPFSPAPLTGNFMNSAYGGVPTHPYHQGIGNLPNTSLVGQTYFPTYGMPVMHPAMPGSGVEQVNQYAGPGLHGQTQVSVGGANSNMQHQSSCNMPNSTNGASPQVGKFQAAKDGELQGSTASSPCERPQGVGTGYTSKGEDALPLFPMASVVPEAAPQLHETDQTARVIKVVPHNPRTATESAARIFQSIQEERKQYDSA